A stretch of Candidatus Obscuribacterales bacterium DNA encodes these proteins:
- a CDS encoding PAS domain-containing protein translates to MYQRALRLREQAITNPVDPSLLNLALKDLYLVLEELQAVDAELRQQNQMLSDTRHQVDLELQRYRTLFELAPDGYLVTDETGKIYQANRAAELLFALPQEGLLGKPLVVLIEQGNWSTFQRRLAQPTSATPWEVTFKSRKQEPVTVAIATKFLKNSRQGVSTILWSLRDISHQRPMGQEIQAAQADFERLIAARTAELLQANAQLRQDLSDCRQGNV, encoded by the coding sequence GTGTATCAACGTGCCCTGCGGTTGCGGGAGCAGGCTATCACCAACCCTGTTGACCCGTCGCTGCTAAATCTGGCGCTCAAAGATCTCTACCTGGTACTCGAAGAACTCCAGGCAGTCGATGCAGAACTACGCCAGCAAAATCAGATGCTCAGCGACACCCGGCATCAGGTTGACCTTGAACTCCAGCGCTACCGCACCCTGTTTGAGCTGGCCCCCGATGGTTATCTAGTCACCGACGAAACCGGCAAAATTTACCAGGCCAATCGGGCAGCAGAGCTATTGTTTGCCCTCCCCCAAGAAGGACTGCTGGGTAAACCCTTGGTTGTGCTGATCGAGCAGGGTAACTGGTCAACGTTTCAGCGGCGGTTAGCTCAGCCCACGTCTGCTACACCGTGGGAAGTTACCTTCAAATCGCGGAAACAGGAGCCCGTCACGGTGGCGATCGCCACCAAGTTCCTCAAAAACAGCCGCCAAGGAGTGAGCACTATTCTTTGGTCGCTGCGAGATATATCTCATCAACGCCCTATGGGGCAGGAGATCCAAGCGGCCCAAGCCGATTTCGAACGTCTAATTGCCGCCCGCACCGCTGAGCTTTTGCAAGCCAATGCCCAATTGCGCCAAGATCTCAGCGACTGCCGCCAAGGTAACGTCTAA